The sequence GCCATCCCGTCCCCAGAAGGCTCAGAAGTCAGCCGGGTAGTAGGCGTTGACTTCCATGCCGACGCAGACTTCAACAATGCGAGGAGCAGTCCAGGCCATATCGTCCTCCTGATGTTGTCCAATCCCTCTTTACTTCATAAGAAGATTATAAGAGATTGAGTTGCTTTGCGGATATTTCACCGCTTCAATAATGTGATGATCCTTTGGTCATCCGTCAAGAAGACCTGACCATCTTTCCCTCAGGCACACATTATACCACAGCGATGTGATCGCGGGCGGTACATCTCAATTCCCGTCCGCATCCAGCATGAAGCCGCGGCCGCGCACCGTGACGATGAGGTGCGCCCCTTCCGGCAGGGCCTCCGCCAGCTTGTGGCGGAGATAGCCGACATACACATCCACGACGTTCAGAGAGGCGCCGCCATGCCCCGCCCAAAGCGCGGCGAAGATATCCGCGCGCGACAGGGGCTCGCCGGGATGACGCATGAGCAACGCCAGGAGTTCCACCTCACGTTCGGTCAGCCGCACACGAACGCCGCCGAACTGAGCCTGCCGGGTGTCGAGATCGAGCGAGAGCGCCCCGACCTCCAGTGTGCGGGGCTCACTCCCGGCACTGCTGCGGCGCAGGGCCTGCACCTTCACCCGCGCCAACAGTTCCTCGAATGCGAAGGGCTTGACGATGTAGTCGTCCGCCCCCGCCATCAACCCCTCCGTGCGCTCATTCACGCTGGAACGGGCAGAGAGCATGAGAATTGGCGCGGTCTGTCCGCCGGCCCGCAGCGCCTTGCACACTTCGATGCCCGAACGCCCCGGCAGCATGACGTCGAGAATGATCGCCCCCCACGGCTTGCCCGTGGCAACCCGCAGCGCCGCCTCGCCGTCACCGACCAGTTCCACGTCGTAACTCTCGGAGGAAAAGCCCCGCCGCAGCAGCGAGCCGATATCGGGATCGTCCTCCACGACCAGAATGTTCATTGGGCGGCCTCCAGTGTGATGTCCGGTAGCGGCAGCGGCAGGCGCACTGCGACGCAGGTGCCGCGCCGCCCCCCGGTCTCTCCCGTACTGCTTTCAATGGCGATTCGACCCCCATGGCGGTCGACGATCCACTTTGCGAGGGCGAGACCTATACCGAAACCTGTCCCTTCGCGCGTGCCCGCCGAGCCGCGCCAGAAGCGCTCGAACACATGCGGCAATTCGTCGGGCGGAATGCCGGTGCCATGGTCGCGCACCTCGATCACCACCTCTTCGCCCTCCCGGCGCGCGCCGAGCCGCACGCTCTCGCCGGGAGGCGAGTGACGCACCGCATTGGCGACGAGCCCGTCGAAGGTTTGGCGCAGCCATTCGCGGTCGGCATCGACGGCGAGCCCCTCCGCCCCCTCTTCTGCCTCCAGCACGAGCCCGCTCGCCCGCGCCAGCGGCGCCATGCCTTCGCACACGTCGCTCAACAGGTCCGACACCAGGAACAGTGAGCGGTCGAGTTCGATCTGGCCGCTTTCGGACCGCGCGATTCGCAGGAGATCCTCCACCCGGCGATGTAGACGGCGGGCGCGCGACTGGATCACCAGCAATGCCGCGCGCAGATCCTCCTCGCGCGGTTTCTGCGGGCGCAGCGTGATCTCCACCTCGCCGAGAATCACCGTCAGCGGCGTGCGCAATTCGTGGCTGACATCGGTGAAGAAGCGCCGGCGCGCCATGTCGACATTCTCAAGTCGGGTATTGGCAGCGCGCAATTCGGCCGTGCGGGCCTCGACGATCTGCTGCAACTGCTTCTGATCGGCCACCAGCCGGACTTCGCGGCGGGCGAGATGCGCCGCCATGCGATTGAACCGCGCCATGGCGAGGCTGAGTTCGTCATGCCCCGTCACGTTGACACGTGTGTCCGACCGTCCGCGCGCGATCGCCGCCGCCGCCGCCGCGACATCGGCCACGCGGTTCACCAGCGTGCGGCCGAGGAGATGGTAGAGAGCGACCGCCAACAGGAAGGCGAGCGCCACGCCGGCCAGCCCCCAGCGGATGGTGCGCTCACGCAGTTCCCGGACCTGATTATAGGCGTCGAGGGCGGTGGTGCGCTCCTCCTCCATGGCCTGGCTGAGCGGCGCACCGAAGCCCGCGGCGAACACGTCCAGCGCGACGCGGGCGGCCGTCGCGGGCTCCTCCGCCTGCAGCGCGAGATCGACCTGCCGGTCCAGCACATCGAACTGCGCCCGCAGCCGGGCGATGGTGCGGCTGCGGGCCGCCATCAATGTCCGCTGCTCCTCGCCGACCAGCCGGCCCACATAGGACGAGAGCGCCTCCTCCAGCCGCGCGAAGGCTTCACGCGTCCGCTCGGCGGCGAGAACGCGGCCGGCGCGGGCCGGGGTACGCTCGGCGTGGGGCGGCTCATGCCCGGCCTGCAACGCCAGAAGTGCGTAATCGCCGATGCGCCCCGAAATCGTGGAGAGCAGTTCCAGCCGGGTCTGCGCCGAAACCAGCCGATCCAACTGGCTGCTGACGGCCCCCAGCGCGAGGACAAGCGCCAAAGTCGAAGCCGCCGTCACGAAGACGGCAACCGACAGCAAAAGCGCCATGCGCGCTCTGAGCGATGAGAACAAGCCGCGCCCCATCCCGCCTCACCGGATGACGCCATCCCCATGCGATGGCGCCCCAATGATTTCACGGACGCGACCCTTGCGCACGCTGCGATGCAACAGGACGCGCGTGCGACAGCGGCGCGCTAGGCCGCTATCAAATCTCGCGCCCGCCCGCGCCGGGAGAAGCGCAGCGCCATTTAAGCACCTTCCATTTAGGGTGGGTCTCGGTCCATTCGGCAATCACCGGCATGGCGCCGATCATGCACTGCATGGGCGCCGGCGGCGCTTCCAGCCCGACAGAGACCGCCTCCTCGCGGCACGTGCCGGGGCTGGCAATGAGGCAGATGGAAAGTATGAGCTCCATGTTGGTCCTCGTGGCGTGAGTGCAACGCCGTCCGAGCGTTCCCCCGAAGGCCGGCTTTGATCTCTACGCCGCACGCGGCAGTTGGATCACTCATCAATGCTGCGACGCAGCAAGAACCTTGCCAGTTACATCCGGCCTGGCCGCTGCCGCGCGTTCCGAGCGCTTGTGAGCAGCCCGCGACCACAGCCGGCGAACTATGCCGCATTTTTGGTCGTGCCGCCAGTTTCCTCAAGGCGCGACCATTAGCCATGCGCGACATTATTCCGTGGGGCAAGCGCGCCTGCCGGCGTCATACGAATGAAGAATCCCTTGCAGATAAAGGCGAAGCGGGCCTAGTCTCTCGCCGTAACGTGTCTGGTCGCGCTATCGGGCCAACCGGTTTGGTGTTCCAAACGCTGCAACAAAGATAGCCGGGACATCGGGGGACAATTCCCGTCCCTTGTCATGCAACCCCGTTCTGGGAGGAATAGATGGCCAAGATCAACAAGGTACTCATCGGCGAGTCGCTGGTGGGCGACGGCAACGAGGTCGCCCATATCGACCTCATCATCGGACCGCGCGGCTCCGCGGCCGAAAGCGCCTTCCTGAATGCGCTGACCAACAACAAGGACGGCTTCACCTCGCTGCTCGCGGTCGTGACTCCGAACCTGCTGGCCAAGCCGAACACCATCCTCTTCAACAAAGTGACCATCAAGGACGCCCGCCAGGCCGTCCAGATGTTCGGCCCGGCCCAGTACGCGGTCGCGAAGGCTGTCGTCGACAGCGTCGCTGAAGGCGTGATCCCGGAAGACGAAGCCGACGACCTGTTCATCTCGGTCGGCGTGTTCATCCACTGGGAAGCGGCGGACGACGCCAAGATCCAGCAGTTCAACTATGAGGCCACCAAGGAAGCGATCAAGCGCGCCGTGGAAGGCCAGCCGACGATCAAGGAAGTTCTTGCTCAGGCCGCTTCGGCCAAGCACCCCTTCGCCGCTTAGATCGGAAGCAACCCTGGGCAGACAACAGCTCCGCCCGCGGCCCAATACCCGAAGGGCCTGCTCCAGCGGTTGGCGGCGATCTTCCTGAACAAGTGAGGGCCGCACACGCCCTTGCTTGCGCCACGGAGGCGGCGGTTTCCGCCCTCTCACGCCGACGCAGATCATTTTGGCCCGGGGCTTCACCGCTCCGGGCCTTTTTCATTCGGGACGTGCGGGAGGCGCGCTTGTGGCCGAACAGCGCTGCCGATCCGTCAGACCACCAGAGAACAGATACGTTCCGTTCGGCCAGAGCACGCGCCGATCAGCTTGCATCGCAAGCTGATCGGATAACGCGTTCTCCATCTGAGAGTTAGAGGGCGATTTACCGATCAGATTGGTTCAATCTGATCGGATCGCACCCTAGGCCGCATCCAGGCTATGGCGCACCGCGTCGAGACACGCGGGCGTCGCCCGCTCCTCCGGCGTGAGGTTGATCGGCATATCGCGGACGACCCGCACCGGCGCGCCGTCCAGCACGACGATACGGCTCGCCAGTTCCACCGCCTCACGCCGGTCATGCGTGACGAACAGCACGGTGGCCGGCCGCTGGGCGAGCAGGCGGCGCAGTAGATCGCGCAGCCGCGCCGCGCCCGCCTCGTCCAGCGAGACGAAGGGCTCGTCCATCAACAGCACGTCGGGCGCAATGGCGAAAGCGCGAGCCAGCGCCACGCGCCGCTGCTGGCCGAGCGACAGGCGCTCGGGATAGGCCCCCGCGAGGTCGGCCAATCCGACCTCCTGGAGCATCGCCTCCGCCGCCCGGCGCCCCACTTCCCCCGCCGGCAGCGGCAGGGCGACGTTCTGAAGCACAGTGCGCCATGGCAGCAGCCGGGGGTTCTGGAACGCATAAGCGAGGCGCGGGGTCGCGGTGCCGAAGCGGATCGCGCCACGAAAATCGCGGTCCAGCCCGGCCACGATGTTGAGCAGCGTGGTCTTGCCGATGCCCGATTCACCCAGCAGCGCCACGAAGGCGCCTTCCGCGATATCGAGATGGAAGTCCCGAAAGACCGCGCGGCCCGCCTCTCCCGCCTGCGCGGGATAGCGCTTCTCGTCGATCGCGATCGTGATCGTGCTCATCGCCGCCACCTGTTGGCGCGGCGCTCCCAAGGCTGGAGGATACCGATTTCAATGAGTTGGACCACCGCCGTGAAGGCGAGCGCATAAGCGAGGATGCCGGCGACATCGAACAGCTGGAATGCGGTCTGCAACTCGAAGCCGACGCCGTTGGACCGGCCGAGCAGTTCCACAACGAGCACGATTTTCCAGGTGAGCGCCAGGCCGGAGCGGGCACTGGCGGCGAAGAACGGCACCAGCTGCGGCAGGACGACCTCGCGCAATGTCCGCAGGCGCGGCACCCGGTAGACCTGCGCCATCTCGTCGAGATCGCGCGACAGCGCCGCCGCGCCCTCGCGCATCGTCACCGCGACATTGGGGATCTTGTTGATCGCGACCGCCGTGATCGCCGCCACCTCGGTGAGACCGAACCAGACATAGCAGAGAATGATGACGACCAGCGCCGGCAGGTTGAGCAACACCACCAGCCACGGCCCGAACAGTTCATTCAGCGCCACCGAGCGGCCCAGCACGATGCCGATCGCCGAACCCAGCGTCATGGCGATGAGGAAGCTGGCGGCGACGCGGGCGAGCGTGATGGCGACGCTTTCCGGCAGCACCCCGGTGCGCGTGGCGCGTAACATGGCCGCGAACACCTCAAGCGGTCCGGGCAGCAGGCGCGATTGCGCCCACAGCGCGGCGACCTGCCAGAACAGCAGCAGCGCCAACAAGGAAGCGGCCGTCAGCAGCAGACGCCGGGACGTGGACACGGTTTCACTCGCCGATAGGGCCGAACAGCGAACGGTCGAAACGGGGATCGGGTCCCACCAATTCCTCTCCGCCGATCTGCGCAAGCACCTCGAACAGCTTGGCGCAGGAAACCCGCTCCGCCTCGCCGAACGCGCCGGGAATACCGGCGCGGTAATAGTCGCGCAGGCGGACGAACTCAGCATCGTCCGCCGCTTGCATCAGCGGGCGAAGACGGGTCCAGGCCGAATCGTCGGTGGCCAGCACGCGATTGGCCGCCGCCGCCGCACGCAGGAAGGCCGCGATCGCCGCGCCGCGTTCCGCCATGACGGCGTTGCGCCAGACGAAGCCAACCAACGGCGGCACCGGATCGATGCCGAGCCCTCGCACCATCTCGCTGACATCCAGCAGCCGAGTGAAGCCGCGGGCATCGAGCCGCGCGGCATAGGGCCAGAAGGTCAGCACCGCATCGACGCGGCCGAGCGGTAATTGCTCGCTCACCAGCGGCGGGGCGCCATAGACCGGCTCGGCGGCGCTGGCGAGATCGACGCCGAGCTTCACCTTTCCATAGGCGCGAAGCAGCAGCCAGCTCTTGTCGAGCGCGCCGCCGGCAACGCCGATGCGCCGGCCGCGCAGATCCTCCAGTGTTCTCACCGGCCCCTTCGCCGCCACCATCACCGCGCCCAGCGCGTTGGAAAACGGCGCGAAACGCATGCGCTCACCATCGGTCGTGTGCCGCATGGCCCAGAGCCAGTCGCTGACGATGAGATCGATGTCACCCGCCTGCAGCGCCACCGTCGTCGCCTGCCCGCTGGCGAAATCGACGCTTTCCAGCGCCAGCCCTTCGCGCTGATCAAGCCCCTCGGCACGGATGGTCTCCACCAGCCAGTTGAGCGTGCCGAATTTCAGCGTCCCGACACGCAGCGCCAACGCCGGCCCGCCTTGGGCGCGCAGCAGCGTGGGCGTGGCAACGAGGCCCGCCGCCGCCGCGAGCAAGGCCCGTCGCGAGAGCTTCGTGAGCGTGACACGGGTCATGGGGCGGCCTTCCCGGTAAGCGGAGGATCGAGCAGACGGTTGCGCACGAGATAGGAGACACCGCGCAGCCAGGATTCATCGGTGTTGTTGCGGATATCGGCGCTGTCAGCACGCAGCACCTCGCCGGTGGCGACATCGCGCAGCTGGAAATTGATGTTGAGGATGAGGTTCGACACCTTCTGCACCAATCCGATGACCTCGATCTGCGCACCGAGGGCCTGGGCGATCGGCAATTCACAACCATTGCAGTTGCGAAACGGCGTTGCTTCCACGATCTGCGCTTGCTGTGGCGAAAGGTCCAGCACGTCATAGCCCGCCTCCTTCAGCCGACGCCGAACCTCGTCGGTGATGAGGTCGAGCCTGTGGATCTCCTCCGGCTTCGGGCCGCGAATGTCGACTTCGCTGCTGGTGTCGAGCAGTTCGAATTCGAACACCGCAACTCGCGTCGCGGCCTGCGCGGTGCTCACCGCTCCAAGGCCGGTCCCCAGCGACGTCGACAAGGCGAGAGCCAAACCAAGGAGCCGTCCGGTACGAACTGGAAATCTCATCCGGCTTGCCTCCTCGCTTGGCGATTTCTTCCCGGCTCGCGCAATCATATCGACAAGAACTCCTCCTGCAACCCAGCGGGAAAAAGTTCCCGATTGAAATATTTCAACTATGCTTGCGACAATAGGAGCGTTACATTCTCTTATTAGTTTCTTATGTACTCAATTTTATTGAATGCCTGATTTTGTTTGCGTAGAGTTTTCCCCAAGGCGCACGAGAAAAGTTCCGAGGACCACCTCCTCGAGAACGCAAGCCGCGGGATGGAAAGCCGATGATGAGGATGGCAAGCGCCGTCGGCGCGACGCTTATGGCGATGGTTTACGCCTCTGCCCCCGCCGTGGCGCAGGACGCTGCGGCACCCGCCGCTCCCCCCGCCTCCCCGCCTTTGGCCGCCAAGCCGGCGGCGGTGATCGGTCCGGAACAGACGTTTCTCATCGGCGTGGTGCGCCAGCTGCCGGAGCCGCCGCCTTGGATCGCCCCCCTGCAAATGCCTCCCGATGATCTCGGCATCGCCGGCGCCGAGCTCGGTATTCGCGACAACCTCACCAGCGGCCGCTTCCTGAAGCTGGACTACAAGCTGTCGAGCGAGATCGTGCCCACGGATGGCGATCCGCTGCCGGCGGTGGCGAAGCTGGTTGAGGCTGGCAACCGCTTCATACTGCTCGACGTGCCGCCGGATGCGCTGCTGAAAATCGCCGACAGCTACAAGGACCGCGACATCGTCTTCATCAATGTCGGCGCCACCGATGACCGGCTGCGGCAGAAGGACTGCCGGGCCAATGTGTTCCACATTGCCCCCAGCCGCTCGATGCTCACCGACGCACTGGCCCAGTTCCTCGTCACCAAGCGCTGGCAGAACTGGTTCCTGATGGTCGGGCGCACCGACAATGACAAGCTCTATGGCGAGGCGGTGAAGCGCTCGGCCAAAAAGTTCGGCGCCAAGATTGTCGCCGAAAAGACCTGGGACTACGGACCCGACGCGCGCGCCACCGCCCAGTCGGAAGTGCCGCGCGGCACGCAGGTCGGCGAGTACGACATGTTGATCGTCGCCGACGAGCTCGGTGAGCTCGGCGACATCCTGCCCTACAACACCTGGCTGCCCCGCCCGATCGCCGGCACCCAGGGGCTGATGGCGCTTTCCTGGCATCCGACCATGGAAAATTGGGGCGCCTCGCAATTGCAGAGCCGGTTCTTCAAGCAGTCCAAGCGGATGATGCAGCCGCTGGATTTCCAGATGTGGCAGGGCGTGTTCGCCGTCGGCTCGGCCAGCCTGAAGACGCGCAACAGCGACCCGGCGAAGATCGAGGCGCAGATGCTCTCGCCGGACTACGACTTGCCGGTGTTCAAGGGTGTCGCCGCGTCATTCCGCAGTTGGGACCACCAGCTGCGCCAGCCGATCCTGCTGACCCACGCCACCAATACGGTGACGCTCTCGCCGCAGGCCGGCTTCCTGCACCAGACCTCTCCGCTTGACACGCTGGGCTTCGACCGCCCCGAAACGCTCTGCAAATTCCAATAAAATCAAACGATTGCCTGGAGGAAACGATGAAACGACAGATGCTGCTGTCCACCGGCCTGGCCACCCTTGTGGGGCTGATGCTGGCGGATGCCCTGCCGGCCGAGGCGTCTCCGCGCGCCTTCGTGACCAATGAGCGCGACCACACGATGAGCGTCGTCGACATGTCGACGCTGCAGGTCACGAACACCATCAAGACCGGGCGTCGCCCGCGCGGCATCATCGCCAGCCCTGACGGCAAGCTGATCTATGTCTGCGCCTCCGACGACAACCGCGTCGAGGTCTATGACGCGGCGACCCTGAAGCTGGTCAAGACGCTGCGTTCGGGCCCCGACCCGGAGCTGTTCGTGCTCCACCCCTCGGGCAACCCGCTCTACATCGCCAACGAAGACGACAACATGGTCACGGTGGTGAATGTCGAGAACAACGACCTGATCGCCGAGATCCCGGTCGGCGTCGAGCCGGAAGGCATGGGCATCAGCCCCGACGGCAAATACATGGTCAACACGTCCGAGACGACCAACATGGCGCATGTGGTCGATACCTCGAACAACGAGATCATCGAGAACATCCTCGTCGATTCCCGCCCGCGCATCGCCGAGTTCAGCAAGGACGGCAAGCAGCTCTGGGTGTCGTCGGAGGTCGGCGGCACGGTGTCGGTGATCGACCCCGCGACCTGGAAGATCGTCAAGAAGATCTCCTTCAAGATCCCCGGCGTGGCGGACGACGCCATCCAGCCCGTAGGCGTGCGCATCACCAAGGACGGTTCGAAGGCCTTCGTCGCGCTCGGCCCGGCCAACCGGGTGGCGGTCGTCAATGCCAAGACGCTGGAAGTCGAGAAATATCTGCTGGTCGGCCAGCGCGTCTGGCAACTCGGCTTCACGCCGGACGAGAAGTTCCTGCTCTCGACCAACGGCAATTCCAACGACATCTCGGTGATCGACGTCGCCGATGAGAAGGTCACCAAATCCGTCACGGTCGGCCGCCTGCCCTGGGGCGTGGTCGTGGTGCCGTGACTGACATTCTTCACCAGAAAACTAAGCAATATCGGGAGGAACCCCTCATGACCCTTCGCCGCAAAGCCGCTCTTTCCTTCACCTTCGCCGCCCTTCTCGCCACTTCCGGCGCCGCCATCGCGGCCGGCGACCTGACGCTGAAGCCCACCGAACTGAAGCCGCTCGAACTCGGGCTGGGCAATGCCGGCTATGGTGTCTCGGAGACCAAGTACAATCTGGAAACCGGCAAGGCCTACAGCCTCGAACTCAGCTCCACCGGCAAGAAGGAATGCGCCTGGCAGGCGCCGGAGTTCTTCAAAAGCATCTTCCTGCGTAAGGTGGAGGTAGAGGAGGTCGAGGTGAAGGCCGTCGCCCTGACCGAGATCGAGTTCGAAAAGGAAGGCGAGGCCGAACTGTTCTTCGTGCCCATCAAGCCCGGCACCTTCGCCTGGTACTGCAAGGGCATGGAGGAGCGGGGCATGAAGGGCGAGTTCATCGTCAAGTAATCCGTCCAGGCCTGTATTTCGATCCTCGTGACCCTTGTCCCCGGCCCCGCCGGGGACTTTCTTCTCTCGGTACGGGAGATGCCATGACGGAACCGACCAGCTCCACGCCCCACGTCTCCGGCCTGGCCGATGGGGTGCCGGCGCTCGATATCCGCGCGGTCAGCCATGCTTTTGGTGCGCGCAAGGCGCTGGACGATGTCAGCCTCACCGTGCCCGCCGGCAGCTTCACCGCCCTCCTGGGCCCCAACGGCGCCGGCAAGACGACGTTGTTCTCGCTGGTCACCCGGCTCTATGACAACCGCAGCGGCGCGATCCATGTGCTCGGGGCCGATGTGCGGCGCCGGCCCGCCGAAGCGCTCAGCCGGCTCGGCGTCGTGTTCCAGGCGCGGACGCTCGACCTCGAACTCTCCGTCCTCGACAATCTGCTCTACCACGCCACGCTGCACGGCATCGGCTTCGGCGCCGGACGCCGCCGGGCGATGGAGCTGCTGGCGCAGGATGGCCTAGCCGAACGCGCGCGCGACAAGGTTCGCAACCTCTCCGGCGGGCAGATGCGCCGGGTGGAGATCGTGCGTGCGCTCATGCACCGCCCGCGCCTGCTGCTGCTCGACGAGCCGACCGTCGGCCTCGACATCGCCTCGCGCGCGGCCGTGGTGGCCCTTGTCCGCGCGCTGGTGACGCACGAAGGGATCGGCGTGCTGTGGGCGACCCACATCATCGAGGA comes from Ancylobacter polymorphus and encodes:
- a CDS encoding response regulator transcription factor; translation: MNILVVEDDPDIGSLLRRGFSSESYDVELVGDGEAALRVATGKPWGAIILDVMLPGRSGIEVCKALRAGGQTAPILMLSARSSVNERTEGLMAGADDYIVKPFAFEELLARVKVQALRRSSAGSEPRTLEVGALSLDLDTRQAQFGGVRVRLTEREVELLALLMRHPGEPLSRADIFAALWAGHGGASLNVVDVYVGYLRHKLAEALPEGAHLIVTVRGRGFMLDADGN
- a CDS encoding sensor histidine kinase encodes the protein MALLLSVAVFVTAASTLALVLALGAVSSQLDRLVSAQTRLELLSTISGRIGDYALLALQAGHEPPHAERTPARAGRVLAAERTREAFARLEEALSSYVGRLVGEEQRTLMAARSRTIARLRAQFDVLDRQVDLALQAEEPATAARVALDVFAAGFGAPLSQAMEEERTTALDAYNQVRELRERTIRWGLAGVALAFLLAVALYHLLGRTLVNRVADVAAAAAAIARGRSDTRVNVTGHDELSLAMARFNRMAAHLARREVRLVADQKQLQQIVEARTAELRAANTRLENVDMARRRFFTDVSHELRTPLTVILGEVEITLRPQKPREEDLRAALLVIQSRARRLHRRVEDLLRIARSESGQIELDRSLFLVSDLLSDVCEGMAPLARASGLVLEAEEGAEGLAVDADREWLRQTFDGLVANAVRHSPPGESVRLGARREGEEVVIEVRDHGTGIPPDELPHVFERFWRGSAGTREGTGFGIGLALAKWIVDRHGGRIAIESSTGETGGRRGTCVAVRLPLPLPDITLEAAQ
- a CDS encoding DUF3280 domain-containing protein, translating into MIARAGKKSPSEEASRMRFPVRTGRLLGLALALSTSLGTGLGAVSTAQAATRVAVFEFELLDTSSEVDIRGPKPEEIHRLDLITDEVRRRLKEAGYDVLDLSPQQAQIVEATPFRNCNGCELPIAQALGAQIEVIGLVQKVSNLILNINFQLRDVATGEVLRADSADIRNNTDESWLRGVSYLVRNRLLDPPLTGKAAP
- a CDS encoding copper-binding protein encodes the protein MTLRRKAALSFTFAALLATSGAAIAAGDLTLKPTELKPLELGLGNAGYGVSETKYNLETGKAYSLELSSTGKKECAWQAPEFFKSIFLRKVEVEEVEVKAVALTEIEFEKEGEAELFFVPIKPGTFAWYCKGMEERGMKGEFIVK
- a CDS encoding PQQ-dependent catabolism-associated beta-propeller protein codes for the protein MKRQMLLSTGLATLVGLMLADALPAEASPRAFVTNERDHTMSVVDMSTLQVTNTIKTGRRPRGIIASPDGKLIYVCASDDNRVEVYDAATLKLVKTLRSGPDPELFVLHPSGNPLYIANEDDNMVTVVNVENNDLIAEIPVGVEPEGMGISPDGKYMVNTSETTNMAHVVDTSNNEIIENILVDSRPRIAEFSKDGKQLWVSSEVGGTVSVIDPATWKIVKKISFKIPGVADDAIQPVGVRITKDGSKAFVALGPANRVAVVNAKTLEVEKYLLVGQRVWQLGFTPDEKFLLSTNGNSNDISVIDVADEKVTKSVTVGRLPWGVVVVP
- a CDS encoding ABC transporter substrate-binding protein; translation: MRMASAVGATLMAMVYASAPAVAQDAAAPAAPPASPPLAAKPAAVIGPEQTFLIGVVRQLPEPPPWIAPLQMPPDDLGIAGAELGIRDNLTSGRFLKLDYKLSSEIVPTDGDPLPAVAKLVEAGNRFILLDVPPDALLKIADSYKDRDIVFINVGATDDRLRQKDCRANVFHIAPSRSMLTDALAQFLVTKRWQNWFLMVGRTDNDKLYGEAVKRSAKKFGAKIVAEKTWDYGPDARATAQSEVPRGTQVGEYDMLIVADELGELGDILPYNTWLPRPIAGTQGLMALSWHPTMENWGASQLQSRFFKQSKRMMQPLDFQMWQGVFAVGSASLKTRNSDPAKIEAQMLSPDYDLPVFKGVAASFRSWDHQLRQPILLTHATNTVTLSPQAGFLHQTSPLDTLGFDRPETLCKFQ
- a CDS encoding ABC transporter permease; the protein is MSTSRRLLLTAASLLALLLFWQVAALWAQSRLLPGPLEVFAAMLRATRTGVLPESVAITLARVAASFLIAMTLGSAIGIVLGRSVALNELFGPWLVVLLNLPALVVIILCYVWFGLTEVAAITAVAINKIPNVAVTMREGAAALSRDLDEMAQVYRVPRLRTLREVVLPQLVPFFAASARSGLALTWKIVLVVELLGRSNGVGFELQTAFQLFDVAGILAYALAFTAVVQLIEIGILQPWERRANRWRR
- a CDS encoding ABC transporter substrate-binding protein — translated: MTRVTLTKLSRRALLAAAAGLVATPTLLRAQGGPALALRVGTLKFGTLNWLVETIRAEGLDQREGLALESVDFASGQATTVALQAGDIDLIVSDWLWAMRHTTDGERMRFAPFSNALGAVMVAAKGPVRTLEDLRGRRIGVAGGALDKSWLLLRAYGKVKLGVDLASAAEPVYGAPPLVSEQLPLGRVDAVLTFWPYAARLDARGFTRLLDVSEMVRGLGIDPVPPLVGFVWRNAVMAERGAAIAAFLRAAAAANRVLATDDSAWTRLRPLMQAADDAEFVRLRDYYRAGIPGAFGEAERVSCAKLFEVLAQIGGEELVGPDPRFDRSLFGPIGE
- the fae gene encoding formaldehyde-activating enzyme; the protein is MAKINKVLIGESLVGDGNEVAHIDLIIGPRGSAAESAFLNALTNNKDGFTSLLAVVTPNLLAKPNTILFNKVTIKDARQAVQMFGPAQYAVAKAVVDSVAEGVIPEDEADDLFISVGVFIHWEAADDAKIQQFNYEATKEAIKRAVEGQPTIKEVLAQAASAKHPFAA
- a CDS encoding ABC transporter ATP-binding protein — its product is MSTITIAIDEKRYPAQAGEAGRAVFRDFHLDIAEGAFVALLGESGIGKTTLLNIVAGLDRDFRGAIRFGTATPRLAYAFQNPRLLPWRTVLQNVALPLPAGEVGRRAAEAMLQEVGLADLAGAYPERLSLGQQRRVALARAFAIAPDVLLMDEPFVSLDEAGAARLRDLLRRLLAQRPATVLFVTHDRREAVELASRIVVLDGAPVRVVRDMPINLTPEERATPACLDAVRHSLDAA
- a CDS encoding ABC transporter ATP-binding protein; translation: MTEPTSSTPHVSGLADGVPALDIRAVSHAFGARKALDDVSLTVPAGSFTALLGPNGAGKTTLFSLVTRLYDNRSGAIHVLGADVRRRPAEALSRLGVVFQARTLDLELSVLDNLLYHATLHGIGFGAGRRRAMELLAQDGLAERARDKVRNLSGGQMRRVEIVRALMHRPRLLLLDEPTVGLDIASRAAVVALVRALVTHEGIGVLWATHIIEEIGPGDRVVVLHRGQIRASGSYEEMRARAGGEDLSTAFLQLVNETGEAAA
- the pqqA gene encoding pyrroloquinoline quinone precursor peptide PqqA is translated as MAWTAPRIVEVCVGMEVNAYYPADF